The following are encoded in a window of Alphaproteobacteria bacterium genomic DNA:
- a CDS encoding Glu/Leu/Phe/Val dehydrogenase, translating to MDSLWNYPDFDEHELVHFVTDRKTGLRAVIAVHSSHLGPGAGGTRFWHYADPAQAVADVLRLSRGMSYKNAMAGLPLGGGKAVILADSAKTKTPDMLAAFARAVDGLGGRYVTAEDVGVNVADMVAISKQTRFVAGLPVAEGAVGGDPGPHTSYGVFLGVKAAVKRKLGKDSLSGLHLAIQGAGSVASGLARRAAEEGARISIADIDEAKARALAEEVGGNVVGTGEIMTLEADVLSPNALGAILTEESIAALNVPVVAGGANNQLATRADGDRLAARGILYAPDYVINAGGIINVSTEYVKDGDREKVRERIEGIPGRLEAIWDESEASGENPAEVADAMARRLIGRG from the coding sequence ATGGACTCGCTCTGGAATTATCCGGATTTCGACGAGCACGAGCTCGTTCATTTCGTCACCGACCGAAAGACCGGCCTGAGGGCGGTGATCGCGGTCCATTCGAGCCATCTGGGGCCCGGCGCGGGCGGCACGCGCTTCTGGCATTATGCCGATCCGGCGCAGGCGGTGGCCGACGTGCTCCGGCTGTCGCGGGGGATGAGCTACAAGAACGCGATGGCGGGGCTGCCGCTCGGCGGCGGCAAGGCGGTGATCCTGGCGGACTCCGCCAAGACCAAGACTCCCGACATGCTCGCCGCCTTCGCCCGGGCGGTGGACGGGCTTGGCGGGCGCTACGTCACCGCCGAGGATGTCGGGGTCAATGTGGCGGACATGGTCGCGATCTCGAAGCAGACGCGCTTCGTCGCCGGCCTGCCGGTGGCCGAGGGCGCGGTCGGCGGCGATCCGGGGCCGCACACCAGCTACGGCGTGTTCCTGGGCGTGAAGGCCGCGGTGAAGCGCAAGCTGGGCAAGGACAGCCTTTCGGGCCTCCACTTGGCCATCCAGGGCGCGGGCAGCGTCGCCTCCGGGCTGGCGCGGCGCGCGGCGGAGGAAGGCGCCCGGATCAGCATCGCCGACATCGACGAGGCCAAGGCGCGCGCCCTGGCCGAAGAGGTCGGGGGAAATGTGGTCGGCACCGGCGAGATCATGACTCTGGAGGCCGACGTGCTCAGCCCCAACGCGCTCGGCGCGATCCTGACCGAGGAGTCGATCGCCGCGCTCAACGTGCCGGTCGTCGCCGGGGGCGCCAACAACCAGCTCGCCACCCGCGCCGACGGCGACCGCCTCGCGGCGCGCGGAATCCTCTATGCGCCGGATTACGTGATCAACGCCGGCGGGATCATCAACGTCTCCACCGAATATGTGAAGGACGGCGACCGGGAGAAGGTGCGCGAGCGGATCGAGGGCATACCGGGCCGGCTCGAAGCGATCTGGGACGAGAGCGAGGCGAGCGGCGAAAACCCCGCGGAGGTGGCCGACGCGATGGCGCGGCGGCTGATCGGGCGGGGGTAG
- a CDS encoding DMT family transporter: MAAAIKLAAARGVALPEQAFYRFAFGLPPLLAWILITRNYGAWRTKRPLAHLARGALGLSTMACAFAALAWLPLAEAATIGFAAPLFSVMLSALVLKEPVGRHRWSAVALGLAGVLIVIQPGSSHLPALGLALALLAALGTAAVTITIRQIGRTEATPTIVLWFTCFSILVAGLFMPVYALGHDAATWAILAGLGLAGGLGQLFLTSALRFAPVAVVVPFDYVQLIWAVLLGWALWSTRPAPGTWAGAAVIVASGLYTIHREHKLGRDKPRPEPL, translated from the coding sequence ATGGCCGCGGCGATCAAGCTCGCCGCCGCGCGCGGCGTGGCCCTGCCCGAGCAGGCCTTCTACCGCTTCGCCTTCGGCCTGCCGCCATTGCTGGCCTGGATCCTCATCACCCGCAATTACGGCGCCTGGCGCACGAAGCGCCCGCTCGCCCACCTCGCCCGCGGCGCGCTCGGCCTTTCGACGATGGCCTGCGCCTTCGCCGCCTTGGCCTGGCTGCCGCTCGCCGAGGCGGCCACGATCGGCTTCGCCGCCCCGCTCTTCTCGGTGATGCTCTCGGCCCTGGTCCTCAAGGAGCCGGTCGGCCGGCACCGCTGGAGCGCGGTCGCTCTGGGCCTCGCGGGCGTTCTGATCGTCATTCAGCCGGGGAGCAGCCACCTGCCCGCGCTCGGCCTCGCCCTCGCCTTGCTCGCGGCGCTCGGCACCGCGGCGGTGACGATCACCATCCGCCAGATCGGCCGCACCGAGGCGACTCCGACCATCGTCTTGTGGTTCACCTGCTTCTCGATCCTGGTCGCCGGCCTCTTCATGCCGGTCTACGCCCTGGGCCACGACGCCGCGACCTGGGCGATCCTCGCCGGGCTCGGTCTCGCCGGAGGCCTCGGCCAGCTGTTCCTCACCTCGGCGCTTCGGTTCGCCCCGGTCGCCGTGGTCGTGCCGTTCGACTACGTCCAGCTGATCTGGGCGGTGCTGCTCGGCTGGGCCCTGTGGTCGACCCGCCCCGCCCCCGGCACCTGGGCCGGCGCCGCGGTGATCGTCGCCAGCGGCCTCTACACCATCCACCGCGAGCACAAGCTCGGCCGCGACAAGCCGAGGCCCGAGCCGCTCTGA
- a CDS encoding heme ABC transporter permease — protein sequence MHAFANPARFLKIARPLTFWLTGPGALLVAVSLAVGLFYAPPERFQGESVRILYVHVPAAWLAMAGWSGIAIASLMQIVWRHPLAAVAGRALAVPGAAFTAICLVTGSLWGRPAWGTWWEWDGRMTSMLILFFLYLGYIALAGAEKEKGAEGRITAIFGLVGAVNLPIIHYSVLWWNTLHQGESISFVRGTSTIAAPMLWPLLASALGFSLLFGGIVLMRMRAELARGKVEARMRRRAAE from the coding sequence ATGCACGCCTTCGCCAATCCCGCCCGCTTCCTCAAGATCGCGCGACCGCTGACCTTCTGGCTCACCGGGCCGGGCGCGCTTCTGGTCGCGGTGTCGCTCGCCGTCGGCCTGTTCTACGCGCCGCCCGAGCGGTTTCAGGGCGAGAGCGTCAGGATCCTCTACGTCCACGTCCCCGCGGCCTGGCTGGCGATGGCCGGATGGTCGGGGATCGCCATCGCCAGCCTGATGCAGATCGTCTGGCGCCACCCGCTGGCGGCGGTGGCGGGGCGCGCCCTCGCCGTGCCGGGCGCGGCCTTCACCGCCATCTGCCTCGTCACCGGCTCGCTCTGGGGACGCCCGGCCTGGGGGACCTGGTGGGAATGGGACGGGCGGATGACCTCGATGCTCATCCTCTTCTTCCTCTATCTCGGCTATATCGCCCTCGCCGGGGCTGAGAAGGAGAAGGGCGCGGAAGGGCGGATCACGGCGATCTTCGGCTTGGTGGGCGCGGTCAACCTGCCGATCATCCATTATTCGGTCTTGTGGTGGAACACGCTCCACCAGGGCGAGAGCATCAGCTTCGTTCGCGGCACCTCGACCATCGCCGCGCCGATGCTGTGGCCGCTGCTCGCCTCGGCGCTCGGTTTCTCGCTTCTCTTTGGGGGCATCGTGCTGATGCGAATGCGGGCCGAGCTTGCGCGCGGCAAGGTCGAAGCGCGGATGCGGCGGAGGGCCGCGGAATGA
- the ccmE gene encoding cytochrome c maturation protein CcmE, protein MKPKNQRLVLILVALAAMLGAALLAMSAMRAQASFFYAPADVAAKGLPLDRPVRIGGMVRTGSIRRHADGVTIDFVVGDETRATIAVTYTGITPDLFREGSGVIAEGRFQPDGRFVATEILAKHDENYQPPVLGPEGMHKTDRVR, encoded by the coding sequence GTGAAGCCCAAGAACCAGCGGCTGGTCCTGATCCTCGTCGCGCTGGCTGCGATGCTGGGCGCCGCCTTGCTCGCCATGTCGGCGATGCGCGCCCAAGCCAGCTTCTTCTACGCGCCGGCGGACGTCGCGGCGAAAGGGCTGCCGCTCGACCGGCCGGTGAGGATCGGGGGAATGGTGCGGACGGGGTCGATCCGCCGCCACGCGGATGGGGTGACGATCGACTTCGTCGTCGGAGACGAGACGCGCGCGACGATCGCGGTCACCTATACCGGGATCACGCCGGACCTGTTCCGCGAGGGCAGCGGGGTGATCGCCGAGGGGCGCTTTCAGCCGGACGGACGCTTCGTCGCGACCGAAATCCTCGCCAAGCATGACGAGAATTACCAGCCGCCGGTGCTCGGGCCCGAGGGCATGCACAAGACGGACCGGGTCCGTTGA
- a CDS encoding heme lyase CcmF/NrfE family subunit: MIAEAGLGALWLAAALSLLQLVLGAAGARADGVELRPLVRPIAVAQGLLAGFAFLMLIWLFLRTDLSVALVAANSHSMKPWLYKFAGAWGNHEGSMLLWVTVLALAGGAVALFERRLPSATLTATLAAQALIALGFYAFLLFASNPFARLSPVPFEGNGLNPLLQDPGLAFHPPTLYFGYVGISIAFSFAVGALVTRDVGPAFARAMRPWVLGAWIFLTLGITAGSYWAYYELGWGGWWFWDPVENASLMPWLAATALLHSVTVLATRDGLRAWTVMLAVVAFSMSMIGTFLVRSGILTSVHAFAVDPSRGAFILVLLLLYIGGALALYALRVGTVKEGSRFDFFSREGALVANNLLLSAALGVVFVGTIYPLITEALGAKISVGSPYFNFAVGPIALILVAIMGAGPMLRWRRDDSRALLRRIAVPATLCAAAALALALLAPGTRILPWLGLALAAGAAAASLAPLWKRNLRRTPLFTYGMVVSHLGIAVALAGMACESAFTRETLVAARPGQVVQAGPFAVRFDGVEPVAGPNWTAIEARLTAIRGGSSYDLHPQARMFSAPPTPTTEAAIETVLDGQLYVSLGETDSQGRWQLRLWWKPMVTLIWLGGAMVAFGGFLSLLGRLLRERRARLREALA, encoded by the coding sequence TTGATCGCGGAGGCCGGCCTCGGCGCCTTGTGGCTGGCGGCGGCGCTGTCGCTGCTCCAGCTCGTGCTCGGCGCGGCGGGCGCGCGTGCGGACGGAGTCGAATTGCGGCCCTTGGTCCGCCCGATCGCCGTGGCGCAGGGATTGCTCGCCGGGTTCGCCTTCCTCATGCTGATCTGGCTGTTCCTGCGCACAGACCTTTCGGTCGCCCTCGTCGCCGCGAACAGCCATTCGATGAAGCCCTGGCTCTACAAGTTCGCGGGCGCATGGGGGAATCACGAAGGCTCGATGCTGCTGTGGGTCACCGTTCTCGCACTCGCCGGGGGCGCGGTCGCCTTGTTCGAGCGGCGGCTGCCGAGCGCGACCCTGACCGCGACGCTGGCCGCGCAGGCGCTGATCGCGCTCGGCTTCTACGCCTTCCTGCTGTTCGCCTCGAACCCGTTCGCAAGGCTGAGCCCGGTCCCGTTCGAGGGCAACGGGCTCAATCCCCTGCTGCAGGATCCGGGCCTCGCCTTCCATCCGCCCACGCTCTATTTCGGCTATGTCGGGATCTCGATCGCCTTCTCCTTCGCGGTCGGCGCCTTAGTGACCCGCGACGTCGGCCCCGCCTTCGCGCGGGCGATGCGCCCCTGGGTGCTGGGGGCGTGGATCTTCCTCACGCTTGGCATCACCGCAGGCTCCTATTGGGCCTATTACGAGCTCGGCTGGGGCGGGTGGTGGTTCTGGGACCCGGTCGAGAACGCCTCCTTGATGCCTTGGCTCGCGGCCACCGCACTGCTGCACAGCGTCACCGTGCTGGCCACGCGCGACGGGCTCAGGGCATGGACGGTGATGCTCGCGGTGGTCGCCTTCTCGATGTCGATGATCGGCACCTTCCTGGTCCGCTCGGGAATCCTCACCAGCGTTCACGCCTTCGCCGTCGATCCGAGCCGCGGCGCCTTCATCCTCGTCCTGCTGCTGCTGTACATCGGCGGCGCCCTGGCGCTCTATGCCCTGCGAGTCGGGACGGTGAAGGAAGGATCGCGCTTCGATTTCTTCAGCAGGGAAGGCGCGCTGGTCGCCAACAACCTGCTTCTGTCGGCGGCGCTCGGCGTCGTTTTCGTCGGAACCATCTACCCGCTGATTACGGAAGCGCTCGGAGCCAAGATCTCGGTCGGCTCGCCCTATTTCAACTTCGCCGTCGGGCCCATCGCCCTGATCCTCGTCGCGATCATGGGGGCGGGCCCGATGCTGCGCTGGCGGCGCGACGATTCGCGGGCGCTCCTTCGCCGGATCGCCGTTCCGGCGACGCTCTGCGCCGCCGCTGCCTTGGCCCTCGCCCTCCTCGCGCCGGGGACGCGAATCCTGCCCTGGCTCGGCTTGGCTCTCGCCGCGGGCGCGGCGGCGGCGAGCCTCGCGCCCTTGTGGAAGCGCAATTTGCGGCGAACGCCGCTGTTCACCTACGGCATGGTCGTCTCCCACCTCGGCATCGCCGTCGCTCTGGCCGGAATGGCCTGCGAGAGTGCGTTCACGCGAGAGACGCTGGTCGCGGCCCGCCCGGGCCAAGTCGTTCAGGCCGGGCCCTTCGCGGTCCGCTTCGACGGCGTTGAGCCGGTGGCCGGGCCGAACTGGACGGCGATCGAGGCGCGGCTGACCGCGATTCGCGGCGGCTCGTCCTACGATCTCCACCCGCAGGCGCGGATGTTCAGCGCGCCGCCGACGCCGACCACCGAGGCGGCGATCGAGACGGTGCTCGACGGTCAGCTCTACGTCTCGCTGGGCGAGACGGACTCGCAGGGTCGCTGGCAGCTGCGGCTGTGGTGGAAGCCGATGGTCACTTTGATCTGGCTCGGCGGGGCTATGGTCGCCTTCGGCGGCTTCCTGTCGCTGCTCGGGCGGCTGCTGCGCGAGCGGCGCGCGAGATTGCGGGAGGCGCTGGCATGA
- a CDS encoding DsbE family thiol:disulfide interchange protein: MRRLILWVPLGLFVAFLAVVAAGLFAPADREIRSALIGQPVPEFSLAPGAAGRSGASSADLRNGRPHLVNVFASWCVPCRVEAPQLAALSRRGVPIVGIAVRDRPEDLARFLAAYGNPFQAIGADSDRRVQIELGSAGVPETFVVDGRGIIRHQHIGAIADSDVGGIYAAWEAAR; encoded by the coding sequence ATGAGGCGGCTGATCCTGTGGGTGCCGCTCGGCCTGTTCGTCGCCTTCCTGGCGGTGGTGGCGGCGGGCCTCTTCGCGCCGGCCGACCGCGAGATCCGTTCCGCCTTGATCGGCCAGCCGGTGCCCGAGTTCAGCCTCGCGCCGGGCGCGGCCGGGCGGTCCGGCGCCTCGAGCGCGGACCTGCGCAACGGTAGGCCCCATCTGGTCAACGTCTTCGCCAGCTGGTGCGTGCCGTGCCGGGTCGAGGCGCCGCAGCTCGCCGCTTTGTCGCGCCGGGGCGTGCCGATCGTCGGAATCGCCGTTCGCGACCGGCCCGAGGACCTCGCCCGCTTCCTCGCCGCCTACGGCAACCCGTTCCAGGCGATCGGCGCCGACAGCGACCGGCGCGTGCAGATCGAGCTGGGATCTGCGGGTGTGCCCGAGACGTTCGTCGTCGACGGCCGGGGGATCATCCGCCACCAGCATATCGGCGCGATCGCCGACAGCGACGTGGGGGGGATCTACGCGGCCTGGGAGGCGGCGCGGTGA
- a CDS encoding cytochrome c-type biogenesis protein CcmH, whose product MFLKQSLRGAKRRGNPAGLGGRAGLLRFARNDVVLALALLWAAPALADSALPPAALADTQLPDPRQERQARALMEEIRCLVCQGQSIADSNAEMAGDMRALIRSRIQRGESAESIRAWLIARYGDWVSYDPPLEPVTWPLWALPALLILAGLWLARGRFRRRAR is encoded by the coding sequence ATGTTCCTTAAGCAGTCATTGCGAGGAGCGAAGCGACGCGGCAATCCAGCGGGCCTCGGAGGCCGCGCTGGATTGCTTCGCTTCGCTCGCAATGACGTGGTGCTTGCTCTGGCGCTCTTATGGGCAGCCCCCGCCCTCGCCGATTCCGCCCTCCCGCCCGCCGCTCTCGCCGACACGCAGCTCCCCGATCCCCGCCAGGAGCGGCAGGCCAGGGCGCTGATGGAGGAGATTCGCTGCCTGGTCTGTCAGGGGCAGTCGATCGCCGACAGCAATGCCGAAATGGCCGGCGACATGCGCGCTCTGATCCGAAGCCGGATCCAGCGCGGCGAGAGCGCCGAATCGATCCGCGCCTGGCTGATCGCGCGCTACGGCGATTGGGTCAGCTACGATCCGCCGCTGGAGCCGGTGACCTGGCCGCTCTGGGCGCTTCCGGCGCTGCTGATCCTCGCCGGCCTGTGGCTCGCGCGCGGGCGCTTCAGGCGGAGGGCGCGGTGA
- a CDS encoding tetratricopeptide repeat protein — MARARALQAEGAVTGWIVMAVLTLLTGGGLAIFVRGDKGALQFTAAALLLALAGYAWQGHPGFAGAPRVAPGRISLPDSEFAKTRGDMLGRFDQASAWLNMADSFQRRGDTQTAAELLQGAVRRTPDNPDLWVGYGNALLLHGGGIMNPAAELAFERAAALAPGHPAPRFFYGLALAQSGDYAAAERIWREIVAEAPPGAEYRAVVEERLRAIEQARAAGQIPR, encoded by the coding sequence GTGGCTCGCGCGCGGGCGCTTCAGGCGGAGGGCGCGGTGACCGGCTGGATCGTCATGGCCGTGCTGACGCTGCTTACCGGCGGCGGGCTCGCCATCTTCGTCCGCGGCGACAAGGGGGCGCTTCAGTTCACCGCGGCGGCGCTTCTGCTCGCCCTGGCCGGCTATGCCTGGCAGGGCCATCCGGGCTTCGCCGGCGCGCCGAGGGTCGCGCCGGGCCGGATCAGCCTTCCCGACAGCGAGTTCGCCAAGACTCGCGGCGACATGCTCGGGCGGTTCGACCAGGCCTCGGCCTGGCTCAACATGGCCGACAGCTTCCAGCGGCGCGGCGACACGCAGACGGCGGCGGAGCTTCTCCAGGGCGCCGTCAGGCGCACGCCGGACAATCCCGACCTGTGGGTCGGCTACGGCAACGCCCTGCTGCTCCACGGCGGCGGAATCATGAACCCGGCGGCTGAGCTCGCCTTCGAGCGCGCCGCGGCCCTCGCCCCAGGCCATCCGGCGCCGCGCTTCTTCTACGGCCTCGCTCTGGCCCAGAGCGGCGATTATGCGGCCGCCGAGCGCATCTGGCGGGAGATCGTCGCCGAGGCGCCGCCGGGCGCGGAATATCGCGCGGTGGTCGAGGAGAGGCTGCGGGCGATCGAGCAGGCGCGGGCGGCGGGGCAGATTCCGCGCTGA
- the ald gene encoding alanine dehydrogenase, which yields MRVGVPKEIKVHEYRVGLTPASVKELIQAGHEVVVETRAGLGIDFSDQDYVDAGATIAPTAAEVFAQSDMIVKVKEPQAQEIALLEPRHLLFTYLHLAPDPEQTRGLIASGATCIAYETVTANDGSLPLLKPMSEVAGRMSIQVGAHYLEKEQGGRGVLLGGVPGVAPARIMILGGGIAGVNAAQMAVGMRADVTIYDISNARLAELDMFFGSQIKTAYASRAAIAEAVKKAEVVIGAVLIPGAAAPKLVTREMLKTMKRGSVLVDISIDQGGCFETSHATTHSDPVYEIDGVIHYCVANMPGAVARTSAFALNNATLPFVLKLANQGAEAAMKADPHLANGLNVSAGKIRHKAVADALGLDYEPA from the coding sequence ATGCGCGTCGGCGTGCCGAAAGAGATCAAGGTTCACGAATATCGCGTCGGGCTGACCCCGGCCTCGGTCAAGGAGCTGATCCAGGCCGGCCATGAGGTGGTGGTCGAGACCAGGGCCGGGCTCGGCATCGACTTTTCCGACCAGGACTATGTCGACGCCGGAGCGACGATCGCCCCGACGGCGGCCGAGGTCTTCGCCCAGTCGGACATGATCGTGAAGGTGAAGGAGCCGCAGGCGCAGGAGATCGCCCTCCTGGAGCCGCGCCACCTCCTCTTCACCTACCTCCACCTCGCCCCCGATCCCGAGCAGACCAGGGGCCTCATCGCTTCCGGAGCGACCTGCATCGCCTACGAGACGGTGACGGCCAATGACGGCTCGCTTCCGCTCCTCAAGCCGATGAGCGAGGTTGCCGGCCGGATGTCGATCCAGGTCGGCGCCCACTATCTCGAGAAGGAGCAGGGCGGCCGCGGCGTGCTTCTGGGCGGCGTTCCGGGCGTCGCCCCGGCGCGGATCATGATCCTCGGCGGCGGAATCGCCGGGGTCAACGCGGCGCAGATGGCGGTCGGAATGCGCGCCGACGTCACCATCTACGACATCTCCAACGCCCGCTTGGCCGAGCTCGACATGTTCTTCGGCAGCCAGATCAAGACCGCCTACGCCTCGCGCGCGGCGATCGCCGAAGCGGTGAAGAAGGCCGAAGTGGTGATCGGCGCCGTTCTCATCCCCGGCGCCGCCGCGCCCAAGCTGGTTACCCGCGAGATGCTGAAGACGATGAAGCGCGGCTCGGTGCTGGTCGACATCTCGATCGATCAGGGCGGCTGCTTCGAGACCAGCCACGCCACCACCCATTCGGATCCGGTCTACGAGATCGACGGCGTGATCCATTATTGCGTCGCGAACATGCCGGGCGCGGTCGCCCGAACCTCGGCCTTCGCGCTCAACAACGCGACCCTGCCGTTCGTCCTCAAGCTCGCCAACCAGGGCGCCGAAGCGGCGATGAAAGCCGATCCCCACCTCGCGAACGGCCTCAACGTCTCCGCCGGCAAGATCCGCCACAAGGCCGTCGCCGACGCTTTGGGGCTGGACTACGAGCCTGCGTAA
- a CDS encoding potassium transporter Kup, whose translation MSDSPAPEQPAEQSAGHHPQSGLMGLAVSAIGIVFGDIGTSPIYAFRETFSGHHELPNGPTEILGVLSLIFWSMMIVVTLKYVAVIMRADNKGEGGSLALLALINRKSDSGKRKWTRGIVLLGVFACALFYGDSMITPAISVLSAVEGLTTVQDGFQPYVVPIAIGILVGLFAIQATGTAKVGALFGPVMIVYFVTIAVLGIIHIVDDPWIIVETINPANAVRFFLNDKLHAFLALGSVVLAVTGAEALYADMGHFGRKPIGISWLFFVVPALMLNYMGQGAMVLSMDPALADATLENPFFFLAPESLRLPLVILATFATVIASQAVISGAFSVTQQAMHLGFIPRLRIQHTSESAMGQIYIPVVNWALMVMVILLVLFFQNSSNLAAAYGIAVTGAMFIDTCLLSVVLFSLWRWKPWLAIPTLAVFFTVDIAYFAANLTKVPAGGWFPLLVGLFAFTMLTTWAKGRQLMIKRMNEAAMPASIFIKSAASSATRVPGTAVFMTTASDGVPHALLHNLKHNKVLHERVLLLTVRIEDVPYVEEQKTFHLEELGQGFYRLIVRYGFMQETNVPAALARIDNCGPTFKMMDTSFFLARQTLITSPKPGMAVWREKLFAWMLRNAESAMEFFNLPPNRVVELGSQVEI comes from the coding sequence ATGAGCGATAGCCCAGCCCCAGAGCAGCCCGCCGAGCAATCGGCCGGGCACCATCCTCAATCGGGACTGATGGGCCTTGCGGTGTCGGCGATCGGCATCGTCTTCGGCGACATCGGCACCAGCCCGATCTACGCATTCCGCGAGACCTTCTCGGGCCATCACGAGCTGCCCAACGGCCCGACCGAGATCCTCGGCGTGCTCAGCCTGATCTTCTGGTCGATGATGATCGTCGTGACCCTCAAATATGTCGCGGTGATCATGCGCGCCGACAATAAGGGGGAGGGCGGAAGCCTGGCCCTGCTGGCGCTGATCAACCGCAAGTCGGATTCGGGCAAGCGCAAGTGGACGAGGGGAATCGTCCTTCTGGGCGTGTTCGCCTGCGCGCTCTTCTACGGCGATTCGATGATCACCCCGGCCATCTCCGTCCTCTCGGCGGTCGAGGGCCTGACGACGGTTCAGGACGGCTTCCAGCCCTATGTCGTGCCGATCGCCATCGGAATCCTGGTCGGCCTGTTCGCGATCCAGGCGACGGGGACGGCCAAGGTCGGCGCCTTGTTCGGGCCGGTGATGATCGTCTATTTCGTGACCATCGCCGTGCTCGGAATCATCCACATCGTCGACGATCCCTGGATCATCGTCGAGACGATCAATCCGGCCAATGCGGTCCGCTTCTTCCTCAACGACAAGCTCCACGCCTTTCTCGCGCTCGGCTCGGTGGTCCTGGCCGTGACGGGGGCCGAGGCGCTCTACGCCGACATGGGCCATTTCGGGCGCAAGCCGATCGGAATCTCCTGGCTGTTCTTCGTCGTGCCCGCCCTGATGCTCAACTATATGGGGCAGGGGGCGATGGTCCTGTCGATGGACCCGGCGCTGGCCGACGCGACGCTGGAGAATCCGTTCTTCTTCCTCGCACCCGAAAGCCTTCGCCTGCCGCTCGTCATCCTCGCGACCTTCGCCACGGTGATCGCCAGCCAGGCGGTGATCTCCGGCGCCTTTTCGGTCACCCAGCAGGCGATGCACCTCGGCTTCATCCCGCGCCTCAGGATCCAGCACACCAGCGAATCGGCGATGGGCCAGATCTACATTCCGGTGGTCAACTGGGCGCTGATGGTGATGGTCATCCTGCTCGTCCTGTTCTTCCAGAATTCGTCGAACCTCGCCGCCGCCTACGGGATCGCGGTTACGGGCGCGATGTTCATCGACACCTGCCTGCTCAGCGTCGTCCTCTTCTCGCTGTGGCGGTGGAAGCCGTGGCTGGCGATCCCGACGCTGGCGGTCTTCTTTACCGTCGATATCGCCTATTTCGCCGCCAACCTCACCAAGGTCCCGGCCGGCGGCTGGTTCCCGCTGCTCGTCGGCCTGTTCGCCTTCACCATGCTCACCACCTGGGCGAAGGGCCGCCAGCTGATGATCAAGCGGATGAACGAGGCGGCGATGCCGGCCTCGATCTTCATCAAGTCCGCCGCCTCCAGCGCCACCCGAGTGCCGGGCACCGCCGTGTTCATGACCACCGCGTCCGACGGCGTCCCGCACGCGCTGCTGCACAATTTGAAGCACAACAAGGTGCTCCACGAGCGCGTGCTTCTGCTGACCGTCAGGATCGAGGACGTCCCCTATGTCGAGGAGCAGAAGACCTTCCACCTCGAGGAGCTGGGGCAGGGCTTCTACCGGCTGATCGTCCGCTACGGATTCATGCAGGAGACCAACGTGCCGGCGGCTCTGGCGCGGATCGACAATTGCGGCCCGACCTTCAAGATGATGGACACCAGCTTCTTCCTCGCCCGGCAGACCCTGATCACCAGCCCCAAGCCGGGAATGGCGGTGTGGCGCGAGAAGCTGTTCGCCTGGATGCTGCGCAACGCGGAAAGCGCGATGGAATTCTTCAACCTGCCGCCCAACCGCGTGGTGGAGCTCGGCAGCCAGGTCGAGATTTGA
- a CDS encoding 2'-5' RNA ligase family protein: MRPIVVTATFGDGDNGWLQQLRRDHYPAERNRVPAHLTLFRQLPPSIESELSGRLARTAAARPPRATIARIVDLGEGTALEVESEALEEIRADLAEAFHGLLTPQDFAPWRPHVTIQNKVAPREARALQQRLRAGFEPRPLAIRGLAAWRYLDGPWEPIRSWSFRG; encoded by the coding sequence TTGAGGCCGATCGTCGTCACCGCCACGTTCGGCGACGGCGACAATGGCTGGCTCCAGCAGCTCCGGCGCGATCATTATCCCGCCGAGCGCAACCGCGTTCCGGCGCACCTCACCCTCTTCCGCCAGCTTCCGCCGAGCATCGAGAGCGAGCTTTCAGGGCGCCTCGCCCGAACCGCCGCGGCCAGGCCGCCCCGAGCGACGATCGCCCGGATCGTCGATCTGGGGGAGGGGACGGCGCTGGAGGTGGAGAGCGAGGCGCTGGAGGAGATTCGCGCGGACCTCGCCGAAGCCTTTCACGGCCTCCTGACGCCGCAGGATTTCGCGCCCTGGCGGCCGCATGTGACGATCCAGAACAAGGTCGCCCCGCGCGAGGCGCGTGCGCTTCAGCAGCGGCTGCGGGCCGGCTTCGAGCCGCGGCCGCTGGCGATCCGCGGGCTTGCCGCCTGGCGCTATCTTGATGGGCCCTGGGAGCCGATCAGGAGCTGGAGCTTTCGCGGTTAG
- a CDS encoding DUF3775 domain-containing protein, with translation MELLTPLDSICRLILRAKELEAQVPAADPEQEADNVDDLDDEDGAALSVLEDELNDSVEEEVQAMLDDLADDQLAEIVALAWVGRGTYDVSEWDEAMAEATELDTEERIDELTDMPLLGGHLEAGLAAFDYSCEGVGQMD, from the coding sequence ATGGAATTGCTGACGCCGCTCGACTCGATCTGCCGCCTCATCCTTCGCGCCAAGGAACTGGAGGCTCAGGTTCCGGCCGCCGATCCCGAGCAGGAGGCGGACAATGTCGACGATCTCGACGACGAGGACGGCGCCGCGCTTTCCGTGCTCGAGGACGAGCTCAACGACAGCGTCGAGGAGGAGGTCCAGGCGATGCTCGACGATCTCGCCGACGACCAGCTCGCCGAGATCGTCGCTTTGGCCTGGGTCGGCCGAGGCACCTACGACGTCAGCGAATGGGACGAGGCGATGGCCGAGGCGACCGAGCTCGACACCGAGGAGAGGATCGACGAGCTGACCGACATGCCCTTGCTCGGCGGCCATCTCGAAGCCGGGCTCGCCGCGTTCGATTACAGCTGCGAGGGCGTCGGCCAGATGGATTGA